CGCCTGGCTCATCGCAAGATACTCAGCGGCCGAGCGCCGCGTGCCGTAGCTGTTGCACTTGATGGCGAAGAAGGGCGTGTTGGCGAGCGGCACATTCGCGATGAACGGCACAAGCTGGAACAGCAGGGCATAGTGCTCCTCGCGCCCATCGGCCAGCGCCCGCACCAGCAGCGGCCAGTTCGCATCGAACTGCAGCAGCGAGGTGACGATGTGCTTCAGCTGATCGCCGTCAAGCACGACGCCGTCTGGCCCTGTCACCGAGGCGGCGTCGAGCCTGGCACAAAGCTCGTCCACCGCACCGACCACGCCGCCCTCACGCAGCCGGCAGGCGGCATCCTTGCGGCAGAGCTGGTCGAGCCGCTGGAGGGTCAGCTCGAAGCTGATCGTCTGCTCCGCAGCAAACTCGACCAGGCTGTCCTGGAACTCGGGCATGACCCCCGAGTCGAGGAGCATGGCCCGCACCTGGCGGGGGAAGAGCGAGGCGTAGACCGCGCCCAGCGTGGTGCCGAACGAGATCCCGGCGTAGCTGATCTGCCGCTCGCCGAGGACCCGCCGCAGCACATCCATGTCGCGGGCGATCGTGTTGACGCTCATCGTGCGGATGAAGGGGCCGGCCTGGGCGAGACAGGTCTCAGCGAAGCGCCGGCCGAAGTCGTCGAAGAAGGCCACCAGGGCCTCGTCGTTTCCGACGGGCGGCTCGCCGGGCGGATCGACCTGGCACTGCACCGGGCGGCTGCGGTGCGAGCCGCGCACGTCGAAGCTGACGACATCGAAGCCCTGGCGCAGGCTCTCGAATGCGGGCGCGCCGGCGCCGGCGAGCACAAAGTCGCCCCCCGAGTTCCCGGGGCCGCCGGGGTTCAGCATCAGCACACCGATGCACGTCTGCGGGTCACGGGCCGGGGCGCGGATCACCGCCAGCTCGAAGCTTTCGCCGCGTGGCTGGGCGTAGTCCACCGGCAGGGTGAGCGTGCCGCATGCGAAGGCGGCGTTCTCAGGGCAGGGCTGCCAGGCAATTGGGCTGGGTCGATAGTGTGCGGAGTTATCCGAGGCGACGTCGGACGCAGGTGGCGCGCTGGGGTTAGCCTGGGCCATAAGCGGGCTGACGATCACCAGCACCAGCAGGGCAGCCAGCCAGGACAAACGGTGCATCATCGTGTTCCTTCGTGTTGTTGGCTACGGGTCATGCCATGACGATCCGCAGCGTAGCGGTGTCGCGTTGACAAAGTGTCGACAGCTGCGCGCAACCGTACGGCGATCGTGTCAATGCTTTGTCAGGCGCAATCACGTAGGCTGGCTCTGTCTCATCGCCAGGAGCGAAGAGCCACGTCGGCCCACGGCAGCGCGAGTCGCTGTCCGCGGCCGCAGCAGTCGTACCGCTATACAAGGAGTTTGACCTGTATGCAGCACATCCGTACCCCGCTCGCCTTTGCAGCCGCCGCCGTCGTCAGTATCGGCACCGTCCTGGCCCTGGTGTTCAGCAGCCTGACCCTCGGTGGGGCCGGCCGCGCTGAGGCCCAGGCCGCGCCGACGCCAGTCGCCACGATCGCCCCCACCGCCGCACCAGCGGAGCCGCAAGCCCAGCCCGCCATCCCCGGAGTTGACGCGCAGCTGTTCGCACGCACCGAGCTCTACTTCGGCAGCGAGCGCCCCGGCCCCGACGTCTCGCGGCGCGAGTTCGCGCAGTTCCTCGACAAGGAGATCACCCCGCGCTTCCCCGACGGCCTGACGCTGCTCACCGGCCGCGGCCAGTTCCGCGAGGCCGATGGCACGATCATCGAGGAGACCAGCTTCGTGCTGATCCTCTTCTACCCGTACGAGGACCGGGCGGAGGCCAGCGCCCTGGTGGAGGAGATTCGCCGGCTGTACACCAAGCAGTTCGACCAGGAGTCGGTGCTGCGCGTGGACGACCCGCGCCCCGTGCTGGTGGCCTTCTAGCCCATATCGATCGTCTGATACCAAGTGGCGTTGGTGCTTCCGCATTGCCACGGACGACCGACGACGGACGACCACGCTGCGGCGGCTGGCCCGTCGGCGGCCGTCGGTTGCCGGTCGTCCAATGCGGAGCCGCCACGTCCAAAGCGACCAGCCCTAACCACGAGTGAAGCAAACACAACACGACAGGGAGGCACTCTATGACCACTGCGACCGCGACCAATAAGGTGCTGCTCGCCCAGCTGTTCGAGGCGATCAACCGCGCCGACTTCGCCCGGCTCGATCCCCACCCCGGCTTCTATGAGACCCGCCAGTACGTGCCGCCGATGCACCAACTGTTCGCCGACTGGCAGACCACCCACATGCAGCAGATCGCCGAGGGCGACCTTGTGTTCAGCTACGCCACCGTAGCGATGACTCACCGCGGCCCCTTCGCGGGCGTCGCGCCCACCGGCAAGCGCATCACCGTGGAGGTGTTGAGCCTTGATGAGGTGCGCGACGGCGTCGTGGTGCAGCACAACAGCGCCTCCACCTGGGCCGACGTGCTCCGGCAGCTCGGCGTGCCGGCCTTCCAGCCCTGGCCTGCACGGGTGCCGGGAACGCTTTCGCACGGTGTCGACGTGCCGGCGGCGCGCCGGCAGGCCAACAAGGCTGCCGCCCTTGAGCTGCTGGACGCCCTCAGCCGCGGCGCGTTTGGCGCCGACGTCGTAGCGGCCGGCCCCGGTGAGCTGAGCGACCGCTTTGTCGAGCTGCGGTGCGCCTTCCCCGACCTGTCGCTCACGCCGCTGGTGCAGATCGCCGAGGGCGACCTGGTGGCCACGCGGGCGGAGCTACGCGGCACCCATCTCGGCGCCCTCTACGGCCTTCCGGCGACGGGGAGGAACCTGCGCTGGGAGTTCTTCGCGCTCATGCGCGTCGTCGCCGGTGTCGTCGTGGCCCAGCAAAGCTCGCCGGACTGGAACGACGCTCTGGCACAGCTCGGCTTGCTCGCGCTGTAGCCTGCTCGGGTGTCGGCATTGCTCGGTCTACCCAACATCAGGAGGATTTGTCCTATGCTGTTCTACGGCTACGGGCTTGGACTCTACGGGCAGGTCGGCGCGGCACAGGGCGTGCTGCTCACGGTGCTGATCTTCGCGCTGCAGGTCGCCTGGAGCAGCTGGTGGCTGCGCCGCTTCCAGTTCGGCCCCGCCGAGTGGCTCTGGCGCACGCTCACCTACGGGCGCGCCCAGCCGATGCGCCGACGCTCGGCAACCGCGCTCCAGCGTTGAAGGTGCCGGCGCAGTTCGCTCGCTGCGGCGCGCATGGGCGGCCGGCCCAGATACTATCGCCCCTCGCTCATACACGAGCGAGGGGCGAGCGTGCGTAGCGATCGTCTTTGTCGTCACAGGCGGTTGACGCTGGAGCTCTCCTGCACGATGATCTCAGCCACATGCCCGATCTCGCGACCTGTCGGTTCTAATATAATTGTCCGGCAAGACCCTGAATCGGCTCGGTTGGAAGGAAGGTTGCCGATGAACCAGGCTCAAGCTCGCGCAGATGTCGCACCGAACGCGCGCCTCCATCTTGCGCTACTCGGCCCGCCGTCAGTGATCTGGGCCGGCCG
The sequence above is drawn from the Candidatus Kouleothrix ribensis genome and encodes:
- a CDS encoding alpha/beta fold hydrolase, producing the protein MHRLSWLAALLVLVIVSPLMAQANPSAPPASDVASDNSAHYRPSPIAWQPCPENAAFACGTLTLPVDYAQPRGESFELAVIRAPARDPQTCIGVLMLNPGGPGNSGGDFVLAGAGAPAFESLRQGFDVVSFDVRGSHRSRPVQCQVDPPGEPPVGNDEALVAFFDDFGRRFAETCLAQAGPFIRTMSVNTIARDMDVLRRVLGERQISYAGISFGTTLGAVYASLFPRQVRAMLLDSGVMPEFQDSLVEFAAEQTISFELTLQRLDQLCRKDAACRLREGGVVGAVDELCARLDAASVTGPDGVVLDGDQLKHIVTSLLQFDANWPLLVRALADGREEHYALLFQLVPFIANVPLANTPFFAIKCNSYGTRRSAAEYLAMSQAVAAVAPRTDGDNQVASVVASCTSWPPADPPVIRNVQPRLDHPILFLGTDFDPNTPFSWTRRLAFALGAEHSIVRYQGGGHTIATRGTACIGGIVVNYLFNLVVPPEGTTCPARSTSVPRRS
- a CDS encoding ester cyclase; its protein translation is MTTATATNKVLLAQLFEAINRADFARLDPHPGFYETRQYVPPMHQLFADWQTTHMQQIAEGDLVFSYATVAMTHRGPFAGVAPTGKRITVEVLSLDEVRDGVVVQHNSASTWADVLRQLGVPAFQPWPARVPGTLSHGVDVPAARRQANKAAALELLDALSRGAFGADVVAAGPGELSDRFVELRCAFPDLSLTPLVQIAEGDLVATRAELRGTHLGALYGLPATGRNLRWEFFALMRVVAGVVVAQQSSPDWNDALAQLGLLAL
- a CDS encoding DUF418 domain-containing protein — encoded protein: MLFYGYGLGLYGQVGAAQGVLLTVLIFALQVAWSSWWLRRFQFGPAEWLWRTLTYGRAQPMRRRSATALQR
- a CDS encoding DUF3574 domain-containing protein, translated to MQHIRTPLAFAAAAVVSIGTVLALVFSSLTLGGAGRAEAQAAPTPVATIAPTAAPAEPQAQPAIPGVDAQLFARTELYFGSERPGPDVSRREFAQFLDKEITPRFPDGLTLLTGRGQFREADGTIIEETSFVLILFYPYEDRAEASALVEEIRRLYTKQFDQESVLRVDDPRPVLVAF